The following proteins are co-located in the Betta splendens chromosome 9, fBetSpl5.4, whole genome shotgun sequence genome:
- the kank1a gene encoding KN motif and ankyrin repeat domain-containing protein 1a isoform X2, which translates to MEQDTWEMPERGHRCPSTEEDKDSVAPYYVETPYGYQLDLDFLKYVDDIEKGNTIKKVSIQRKPKVTKPSAGPRGSTQAEWTSTDSLSSSNSDDKQSPVFFAPRAPAAAPLTPTLSRATCEVLLQQSYSSTTEQKPLLPPPSPRFAPRHNPQVEKTLMETRQRLEQERLLLQHHSEPPMPRRRLASFGGMGSSSSLSSYSGSVAPSQISPGTHQALPINGHVSNGEYNPYYYPPSMGSSIRHSPLSSGMATPVTNVSPLHLQQIREQMVVALKKLKELEEQVKTIPILQVKIAVLQEEKRQLAAQSKNPLSGGFRKRSYSVGSADQMENPGPIQKEPELHIMEPEAQEQSTQRLEEFRRLAAEVQALEKTTLDNNMTEYQPHALIQNQAHQKSIGTLTDENMNNLAVSQRSPTIELCFQEAGVETERQEMRSTSVGVTEAMLGMTSEAEREIELQQQTIDAMKEKIYRLEVQLKETTHQMEMGKLKLELQAAGGSNKKKADKALMARPEMYNACVEAKVQMLNQGVGDHLECSHVGTDNSVQLSSIGVSCQPHVQDIGTGPEVPMDRWVVHERIEVEDKCVGRRVDTRHQHVGVELNVCEAGVNTEESVDRLTLCKSVTDLSKESRSVGCGDCSVDVLVGPIRTLVSQGTDPESVGKVDTSVMAAPESATRHTNTETGAANKSTNTQTLLLTDSFTDMELNTCDKHTNTTVTETRTVAAGEGLVKELHSTAKTRSIAVGTTTDVELTLGKSGSTKTKECGVGPVSVHENFLVGLKTRTIACGPSQPAASVLDPTSKEAAEDTTEPAPLQAQAQGGAGLDHYIERVQKLLQEQQMLLAENYTELAEAFGQPQSQFGSINSQLVSTLTSINSVMKYGSAEDILKLQCDSVVAKKENDEQLFSQPVCVWTETVEVSAETPAAASSPALQQQISAAEQKSRMDLQMSTALHGQPCSQSTLKSIMKKKDGRPGSNGTKKNLQFVGVNGGYETTSSDDSSSEDSSSSGSEEEEEEEEEEEHKDMEEESTREEFQPEGAEDVDKKDHERSEKQDTRERYELSEKMVAACSVLKTHLSDAKAVSNRDLRACLNTVQHEWFRVSSQKAALAPMVEDFLGGFAAVSPAVLRHIVNMADGNGNTALHYSVSHSNFQVVKKLLDADVCNVNQQNKAGYTPIMLAALAAVETPKDMRIVEELFGKGDVNARASQAGQTGLMLAVSHGRMDMVRALLAHGADVNVQDDEGSTALMCASEHGHVEIVKLLLAQPGCDATLSDNDESNALSIALEAGHKDIAVLLYAHVNFSKAQSPGTPRLGRKTSPSPTRRGPFD; encoded by the exons AAAGAGGTCATAGATGCCCGAGTACCGAAGAAGACAAGGACTCTGTGGCGCCGTACTACGTTGAAACCCCCTACGGTTATCAGCTGGACCTGGATTTCCTCAAGTATGTCGACGACATTGAGAAAGGCAACACCATCAAGAAAGTGAGTATCCAGAGGAAGCCCAAAGTGACCAAACCCTCGGCGGGGCCTCGGGGCAGCACTCAGGCTGAATGGACCTCCACAGactccctgtcctcctccaacagCGACGACAAGCAGTCCCCGGTCTTCTTCGCCCCCAGAGCCCCAGCCGCTGCCCCACTGACCCCCACCCTCTCTAGGGCAACCTGTGAAGTCTTGCTGCAACAGTCCTATTCGAGCACCACGGAGCAGAAACCGCTCTTGCCGCCTCCTTCTCCGCGGTTTGCCCCTCGTCACAACCCACAAGTAGAGAAGACCCTCATGGAGACCCGGCAGCGGCTTGAACAGGAGCGactgctcctgcagcatcacagcgagccCCCAATGCCCCGCCGCCGCCTTGCTAGCTTCGGTGGCATGGGCTCCAGCAGCTCGCTGTCCTCTTACTCAGGCTCCGTTGCCCCAAGCCAGATCTCTCCTGGCACCCATCAGGCTCTGCCCATCAACGGCCATGTCTCCAATGGAGAGTATAACCCCTACTACTACCCACCATCCATGGGCAGCTCCATCCGCCACAGCCCACTGAGCTCTGGCATGGCCACGCCTGTGACAAACGTTAGCCCATTACACCTCCAGCAAATTCGGGAGCAAATGGTGGTGGCCCTCAAGAAGCTAAAGGAGCTAGAGGAGCAGGTGAAAACCATTCCTATCTTACAGGTTAAGATTGCTGTTCTGcaagaagaaaaaagacaatTGGCTGCTCAGTCCAAAAACCCACTTTCTGGTGGTTTCCGTAAGCGCTCCTACAGTGTTGGCAGCGCTGACCAAATGGAAAACCCGGGGCCCATTCAGAAAGAACCAGAGCTGCACATTATGGAGCCTGAAGCCCAGGAGCAGAGCACCCAGCGGCTGGAGGAGTTCAGGCGACTAGCTGCCGAGGTACAAGCTCTGGAGAAGACGACACTGGACAATAATATGACTGAATATCAGCCTCACGCCTTAATACAAAACCAGGCTCACCAAAAGTCCATCGGCACACTAACTGATGAAAACATGAACAACCTCGCTGTCTCTCAGAGGAGCCCGACTATAGAACTTTGTTTTCAAGAAGCGGGAGTGGAGACGGAGAGGCAGGAAATGCGCAGCACATCGGTTGGCGTAACGGAGGCGATGCTGGGCATGACGAGCGAAGCTGAGAGAGAGATcgagcttcagcagcagaccaTCGACGCAATGAAGGAGAAGATCTACCGCCTGGAGGTGCAGCTCAAAGAAACCACCCACCAGATGGAGATGGGAaaactgaagctggagcttCAGGCAGCTGGTGGGTCAAACAAGAAAAAAGCCGACAAAGCTCTGATGGCCAGGCCTGAGATGTACAACGCCTGCGTGGAGGCCAAAGTCCAGATGCTCAATCAGGGAGTTGGTGACCATCTGGAGTGCAGCCATGTTGGCACAGATAACTCTGTACAGCTGAGCTCTATCGGCGTGTCCTGTCAGCCCCACGTGCAAGACATCGGCACAGGCCCAGAGGTCCCCATGGACCGGTGGGTGGTGCACGAGCGCATTGAGGTGGAGGACAAGTGTGTGGGGAGACGGGTGGATACACGCCATCAGCACGTCGGCGTGGAGCTGAATGTTTGTGAGGCGGGAGTGAACACAGAAGAGTCCGTAGACCGCTTGACTCTCTGCAAATCCGTGACGGATCTGAGCAAAGAGTCGAGATCCGTCGGCTGTGGAGACTGTTCCGTCGATGTTCTGGTTGGTCCCATTAGGACGCTGGTGTCGCAAGGGACTGACCCAGAGTCTGTGGGCAAGGTGGATACTTCAGTCATGGCTGCCCCCGAGTCAGCGACGCGGCACACCAATACCGAGACGGGAGCTGCAAACAAGTCGACGAACACACAAACGCTTCTCCTGACGGACTCTTTCACTGACATGGAGCTGAACACTTGcgacaaacacaccaacacgaCTGTGACAGAAACGAGGACGGTCGCCGCCGGGGAAGGCCTCGTCAAAGAGCTACACTCCACAGCCAAGACTCGTTCGATTGCCGTCGGAACCACCACAGACGTGGAGTTGACACTTGGCAAATCGGGTTCGACTAAAACCAAAGAATGTGGGGTGGGACCAGTTAGCGTCCATGAGAATTTCTTGGTTGGCTTAAAAACCAGAACCATAGCATGCGGCCCCTCCcagccagctgcatctgttttagACCCCACCAgcaaagaggctgcagaggatACAACGGAGCCTGCACCCCTGCAAGCCCAGGCCCAGGGCGGTGCCGGACTGGACCATTACATTGAGAGGgttcagaagctgctgcaggagcaacaAATGCTGCTGGCAGAGAACTACACTGAGCTGGCAGAAGCGTTCGGTCAGCCCCAGTCCCAGTTTGGGTCCATCAACAGCCAACTGGTCAGTACGCTCACGTCCATCAACTCGGTCATGAAGTACGGGAGCGCCGAGGACATCCTGAAGCTGCAGTGCGACTCCGTGGTCGCAAAGAAAG AGAACGATGAGCAGCTGTTCTCTCAGCCCGTTTGTGTTTGGACCGAGACGGTGGAGGTTTCAGCAGAAACACCTGCCGCCGCCAGCtcgccggcgctgcagcagcagatcagtgcAGCCGAGCAGAAGAGTCGTATGGACCTGCAGATGTCCACGGCGCTACACG GGCAGCCCTGCAGTCAGAGCACCCTGAAATCCATCATGAAGAAGAAAGACGGGCGACCCGGCTCCAACGGCACCAAGAAGAACCTACAGTTTGTCGGGGTGAATGGAGG GTATGAGACTACGTCAAGTGATGACTCCAGCTCGgaggacagcagctcctctgggtcggaggaggaggaagaggaggaggaggaggaagagcacaaGGACATGGAGGAAGAGAGCACCAGGGAGGAGTTCCAGCCTGAGGGAGCAGAGGATGTGGATAAGAAGGACCATGAAAGATCAGAGAAGCAGGACACGAGAGAGAG ATATGAGCTAAGTGAGAAGATGGTGGCTGCCTGCAGTGTTCTCAAAACTCACCTCAGCGATGCAAAGGCTGTGAGCAACAGAGATCTG AGAGCCTGTCTGAACACGGTGCAGCACGAGTGGTTCCGCGTCTCCAGCCAGAAGGCGGCGCTGGCGCCCATGGTTGAGGACTTCCTGGGGGGCTTCGCGGCCGTTTCGCCGGCAGTCCTCCGCCACATagtcaacatggccgacggtaACGGCAACACGGCGCTTCACTACAGCGTGTCCCACTCCAACTTCCAGGtggtgaagaagctgctggatgCAG acgtGTGTAACGTGAACCAGCAGAACAAGGCCGGATACACACCCATCATGCTTGCAGCGCTGGCTGCCGTGGAGACACCCAAGGACATGCGTATAGTGGAGGAGCTGTTCGGCAAAGGCGACGTTAACGCCCGAGCCAGCCAG GCGGGGCAGACGGGGCTGATGCTGGCGGTCAGTCACGGCCGGATGGACATGGTCCGGGCCCTGCTCGCACACGGGGCCGACGTCAACGTCCAGGACGACGAGGGCTCCACGGCGCTGATGTGCGCCAGCGAGCACGGCCACGTGGAGAtcgtcaaactgctgctggctCAACCCGGCTGCGACGCCACGCTCAGCGACAAC GACGAGAGCAACGCTCTGTCCATAGCTCTGGAAGCCGGACACAAGGACATCGCAGTGCTGCTCTACGCACACGTCAACTTCTCCAAAGCACAATCACCA GGAACGCCCAGACTGGGCAGGAAGACGTCCCCCAGTCCCACCCGGAGGGGCCCGTTCGACTAG
- the kank1a gene encoding KN motif and ankyrin repeat domain-containing protein 1a isoform X1, translating into MAQTMHVNGTGPERGHRCPSTEEDKDSVAPYYVETPYGYQLDLDFLKYVDDIEKGNTIKKVSIQRKPKVTKPSAGPRGSTQAEWTSTDSLSSSNSDDKQSPVFFAPRAPAAAPLTPTLSRATCEVLLQQSYSSTTEQKPLLPPPSPRFAPRHNPQVEKTLMETRQRLEQERLLLQHHSEPPMPRRRLASFGGMGSSSSLSSYSGSVAPSQISPGTHQALPINGHVSNGEYNPYYYPPSMGSSIRHSPLSSGMATPVTNVSPLHLQQIREQMVVALKKLKELEEQVKTIPILQVKIAVLQEEKRQLAAQSKNPLSGGFRKRSYSVGSADQMENPGPIQKEPELHIMEPEAQEQSTQRLEEFRRLAAEVQALEKTTLDNNMTEYQPHALIQNQAHQKSIGTLTDENMNNLAVSQRSPTIELCFQEAGVETERQEMRSTSVGVTEAMLGMTSEAEREIELQQQTIDAMKEKIYRLEVQLKETTHQMEMGKLKLELQAAGGSNKKKADKALMARPEMYNACVEAKVQMLNQGVGDHLECSHVGTDNSVQLSSIGVSCQPHVQDIGTGPEVPMDRWVVHERIEVEDKCVGRRVDTRHQHVGVELNVCEAGVNTEESVDRLTLCKSVTDLSKESRSVGCGDCSVDVLVGPIRTLVSQGTDPESVGKVDTSVMAAPESATRHTNTETGAANKSTNTQTLLLTDSFTDMELNTCDKHTNTTVTETRTVAAGEGLVKELHSTAKTRSIAVGTTTDVELTLGKSGSTKTKECGVGPVSVHENFLVGLKTRTIACGPSQPAASVLDPTSKEAAEDTTEPAPLQAQAQGGAGLDHYIERVQKLLQEQQMLLAENYTELAEAFGQPQSQFGSINSQLVSTLTSINSVMKYGSAEDILKLQCDSVVAKKENDEQLFSQPVCVWTETVEVSAETPAAASSPALQQQISAAEQKSRMDLQMSTALHGQPCSQSTLKSIMKKKDGRPGSNGTKKNLQFVGVNGGYETTSSDDSSSEDSSSSGSEEEEEEEEEEEHKDMEEESTREEFQPEGAEDVDKKDHERSEKQDTRERYELSEKMVAACSVLKTHLSDAKAVSNRDLRACLNTVQHEWFRVSSQKAALAPMVEDFLGGFAAVSPAVLRHIVNMADGNGNTALHYSVSHSNFQVVKKLLDADVCNVNQQNKAGYTPIMLAALAAVETPKDMRIVEELFGKGDVNARASQAGQTGLMLAVSHGRMDMVRALLAHGADVNVQDDEGSTALMCASEHGHVEIVKLLLAQPGCDATLSDNDESNALSIALEAGHKDIAVLLYAHVNFSKAQSPGTPRLGRKTSPSPTRRGPFD; encoded by the exons AAAGAGGTCATAGATGCCCGAGTACCGAAGAAGACAAGGACTCTGTGGCGCCGTACTACGTTGAAACCCCCTACGGTTATCAGCTGGACCTGGATTTCCTCAAGTATGTCGACGACATTGAGAAAGGCAACACCATCAAGAAAGTGAGTATCCAGAGGAAGCCCAAAGTGACCAAACCCTCGGCGGGGCCTCGGGGCAGCACTCAGGCTGAATGGACCTCCACAGactccctgtcctcctccaacagCGACGACAAGCAGTCCCCGGTCTTCTTCGCCCCCAGAGCCCCAGCCGCTGCCCCACTGACCCCCACCCTCTCTAGGGCAACCTGTGAAGTCTTGCTGCAACAGTCCTATTCGAGCACCACGGAGCAGAAACCGCTCTTGCCGCCTCCTTCTCCGCGGTTTGCCCCTCGTCACAACCCACAAGTAGAGAAGACCCTCATGGAGACCCGGCAGCGGCTTGAACAGGAGCGactgctcctgcagcatcacagcgagccCCCAATGCCCCGCCGCCGCCTTGCTAGCTTCGGTGGCATGGGCTCCAGCAGCTCGCTGTCCTCTTACTCAGGCTCCGTTGCCCCAAGCCAGATCTCTCCTGGCACCCATCAGGCTCTGCCCATCAACGGCCATGTCTCCAATGGAGAGTATAACCCCTACTACTACCCACCATCCATGGGCAGCTCCATCCGCCACAGCCCACTGAGCTCTGGCATGGCCACGCCTGTGACAAACGTTAGCCCATTACACCTCCAGCAAATTCGGGAGCAAATGGTGGTGGCCCTCAAGAAGCTAAAGGAGCTAGAGGAGCAGGTGAAAACCATTCCTATCTTACAGGTTAAGATTGCTGTTCTGcaagaagaaaaaagacaatTGGCTGCTCAGTCCAAAAACCCACTTTCTGGTGGTTTCCGTAAGCGCTCCTACAGTGTTGGCAGCGCTGACCAAATGGAAAACCCGGGGCCCATTCAGAAAGAACCAGAGCTGCACATTATGGAGCCTGAAGCCCAGGAGCAGAGCACCCAGCGGCTGGAGGAGTTCAGGCGACTAGCTGCCGAGGTACAAGCTCTGGAGAAGACGACACTGGACAATAATATGACTGAATATCAGCCTCACGCCTTAATACAAAACCAGGCTCACCAAAAGTCCATCGGCACACTAACTGATGAAAACATGAACAACCTCGCTGTCTCTCAGAGGAGCCCGACTATAGAACTTTGTTTTCAAGAAGCGGGAGTGGAGACGGAGAGGCAGGAAATGCGCAGCACATCGGTTGGCGTAACGGAGGCGATGCTGGGCATGACGAGCGAAGCTGAGAGAGAGATcgagcttcagcagcagaccaTCGACGCAATGAAGGAGAAGATCTACCGCCTGGAGGTGCAGCTCAAAGAAACCACCCACCAGATGGAGATGGGAaaactgaagctggagcttCAGGCAGCTGGTGGGTCAAACAAGAAAAAAGCCGACAAAGCTCTGATGGCCAGGCCTGAGATGTACAACGCCTGCGTGGAGGCCAAAGTCCAGATGCTCAATCAGGGAGTTGGTGACCATCTGGAGTGCAGCCATGTTGGCACAGATAACTCTGTACAGCTGAGCTCTATCGGCGTGTCCTGTCAGCCCCACGTGCAAGACATCGGCACAGGCCCAGAGGTCCCCATGGACCGGTGGGTGGTGCACGAGCGCATTGAGGTGGAGGACAAGTGTGTGGGGAGACGGGTGGATACACGCCATCAGCACGTCGGCGTGGAGCTGAATGTTTGTGAGGCGGGAGTGAACACAGAAGAGTCCGTAGACCGCTTGACTCTCTGCAAATCCGTGACGGATCTGAGCAAAGAGTCGAGATCCGTCGGCTGTGGAGACTGTTCCGTCGATGTTCTGGTTGGTCCCATTAGGACGCTGGTGTCGCAAGGGACTGACCCAGAGTCTGTGGGCAAGGTGGATACTTCAGTCATGGCTGCCCCCGAGTCAGCGACGCGGCACACCAATACCGAGACGGGAGCTGCAAACAAGTCGACGAACACACAAACGCTTCTCCTGACGGACTCTTTCACTGACATGGAGCTGAACACTTGcgacaaacacaccaacacgaCTGTGACAGAAACGAGGACGGTCGCCGCCGGGGAAGGCCTCGTCAAAGAGCTACACTCCACAGCCAAGACTCGTTCGATTGCCGTCGGAACCACCACAGACGTGGAGTTGACACTTGGCAAATCGGGTTCGACTAAAACCAAAGAATGTGGGGTGGGACCAGTTAGCGTCCATGAGAATTTCTTGGTTGGCTTAAAAACCAGAACCATAGCATGCGGCCCCTCCcagccagctgcatctgttttagACCCCACCAgcaaagaggctgcagaggatACAACGGAGCCTGCACCCCTGCAAGCCCAGGCCCAGGGCGGTGCCGGACTGGACCATTACATTGAGAGGgttcagaagctgctgcaggagcaacaAATGCTGCTGGCAGAGAACTACACTGAGCTGGCAGAAGCGTTCGGTCAGCCCCAGTCCCAGTTTGGGTCCATCAACAGCCAACTGGTCAGTACGCTCACGTCCATCAACTCGGTCATGAAGTACGGGAGCGCCGAGGACATCCTGAAGCTGCAGTGCGACTCCGTGGTCGCAAAGAAAG AGAACGATGAGCAGCTGTTCTCTCAGCCCGTTTGTGTTTGGACCGAGACGGTGGAGGTTTCAGCAGAAACACCTGCCGCCGCCAGCtcgccggcgctgcagcagcagatcagtgcAGCCGAGCAGAAGAGTCGTATGGACCTGCAGATGTCCACGGCGCTACACG GGCAGCCCTGCAGTCAGAGCACCCTGAAATCCATCATGAAGAAGAAAGACGGGCGACCCGGCTCCAACGGCACCAAGAAGAACCTACAGTTTGTCGGGGTGAATGGAGG GTATGAGACTACGTCAAGTGATGACTCCAGCTCGgaggacagcagctcctctgggtcggaggaggaggaagaggaggaggaggaggaagagcacaaGGACATGGAGGAAGAGAGCACCAGGGAGGAGTTCCAGCCTGAGGGAGCAGAGGATGTGGATAAGAAGGACCATGAAAGATCAGAGAAGCAGGACACGAGAGAGAG ATATGAGCTAAGTGAGAAGATGGTGGCTGCCTGCAGTGTTCTCAAAACTCACCTCAGCGATGCAAAGGCTGTGAGCAACAGAGATCTG AGAGCCTGTCTGAACACGGTGCAGCACGAGTGGTTCCGCGTCTCCAGCCAGAAGGCGGCGCTGGCGCCCATGGTTGAGGACTTCCTGGGGGGCTTCGCGGCCGTTTCGCCGGCAGTCCTCCGCCACATagtcaacatggccgacggtaACGGCAACACGGCGCTTCACTACAGCGTGTCCCACTCCAACTTCCAGGtggtgaagaagctgctggatgCAG acgtGTGTAACGTGAACCAGCAGAACAAGGCCGGATACACACCCATCATGCTTGCAGCGCTGGCTGCCGTGGAGACACCCAAGGACATGCGTATAGTGGAGGAGCTGTTCGGCAAAGGCGACGTTAACGCCCGAGCCAGCCAG GCGGGGCAGACGGGGCTGATGCTGGCGGTCAGTCACGGCCGGATGGACATGGTCCGGGCCCTGCTCGCACACGGGGCCGACGTCAACGTCCAGGACGACGAGGGCTCCACGGCGCTGATGTGCGCCAGCGAGCACGGCCACGTGGAGAtcgtcaaactgctgctggctCAACCCGGCTGCGACGCCACGCTCAGCGACAAC GACGAGAGCAACGCTCTGTCCATAGCTCTGGAAGCCGGACACAAGGACATCGCAGTGCTGCTCTACGCACACGTCAACTTCTCCAAAGCACAATCACCA GGAACGCCCAGACTGGGCAGGAAGACGTCCCCCAGTCCCACCCGGAGGGGCCCGTTCGACTAG
- the cfap157 gene encoding cilia- and flagella-associated protein 157, giving the protein MPKKKNKKDDYKQDKEKDTAADNSSATDKEKDVYLTQIRYLNEQLERYQLKCDDLETHSKDFTAQYITLEKEKKDIVEFLKRSLLEKEDEVDVLTERLERQRQDADRDRDAVRLQQSQLMQKLQGQIEELTGERDTLEARLAGLEEFQQQKEQLMAKVETLETQLAQQEVEHKTNIHNLEMKALLENKRLEKEMESHMAAMSEKVQKQVDQNLPEATRMALQENTELKVQLNQMSELAKNLMKKNSALQGCKNQLRLDVELLEKMMSEVSRQSCVHKKVVEQLTEKCQQMQEEQRHSRHELQHVQAKHKETLAEMEALRQEQAALSDLHSKSKAEGHRLEAELEKERRKSSRMKSILQEAAVTLRQALMEAPAELESVHWKKVMQKLLLDLNGPTQDEQNPDPAAARTVHLDPASRVQFQLARYRPGDLGLVPPPAHKHRLSRTGAAPGSTATALHRKPSSQKTTACNPKHSAAGRFDTKLK; this is encoded by the exons ATGCCtaaaaagaagaataaaaaggacgactacaaacaagacaaagaaaaggACACGGCTGCAGACAACAGCTCCGCCACCGACAAGGAGAAGGACGTGTACCTGACTCAAATAAGATATTTGAACGAGCAGCTGGAGAG ATATCAGCTGAAATGCGATGACCTGGAGACACACAGCAAAGATTTTACAGCTCAGTACATCACGcttgagaaggagaagaaggacaTTGTGGAGTTTCTCAAACGCTccctgctggagaaggaggatgaGGTGGATGTCCTGACGGAACGCCTGGAGAGGCAGCGGCAGGATGCTGATCGGGACCGAGACGCCGTGCGGCTGCAGCAAAGTCAGCTGATGCAGAAACTCCAAGGCCAGATAGAGGAGCTCACAGGGGAGAGGGACACCCTTG AGGCCAGGCTGGCTGGTCTGGAGGAGtttcagcagcagaaggagcagctCATGGCCAAGGTGGAGACTTTGGAAACCCAACTGGCTCAGCAGGAGGTCGAGCACAAAACCAACATCCACAACCTGGAGATGAAAGCACTGCTCGAAAACAAGAG ATtggagaaggagatggagagcCACATGGCAGCCATGTCAGAAAAGGTGCAGAAGCAGGTGGACCAGAACCTTCCGGAGGCGACCCGGATGGCTCTACAGGAGAACACGGAGCTGAAGGTCCAGTTGAACCAAATGTCAGAGCTGGCGAAGAATCTGATGAAGAAAAACTCTGCGCTGCAGGGCTGCAAGAACCAGCTCCGCTTGGATGTGGAGCTCCTGGAGAAGATGATGAGCGAGGTGTCTCGCCAGAGCTGCGTCCACAAGAAG gtggtggagcagctgacagagaagtgtcagcagatgcaggaggagcagagacacagcaggCACGAGCTTCAGCATGTTCAAGCTAAACACAAGGAGACCCTCGCTGAGATGGAAGCACTCAG ACAGGAGCAGGCAGCGCTGTCAGACCTGCACAGTAAGAGCAAAGCTGAGGGGCATCGGCTGGAGGCGGAGctagagaaggagaggaggaagagtagcAGGATGAAGAGCATCCTGCAGGAGGCAGCAGTTACTCTCAGACAAGCTCTGATG gagGCACcggctgagctggagtctgTCCACTGGAAGAAAGTGATGCAGAAGCTGCTGTTAGACTTAAATGGACCCACTCAGGATGAGCAGAACCCTGATCCTGCAGCCGCCAG GACAGTACATCTGGATCCAGCTTCGAGGGTCCAGTTCCAGCTGGCCCGTTACAGACCCGGGGACCTCGGCCTCGTTCCGcctcctgcacacaaacacagactctcCAGAACAGGAGCAGCGCCGGGCAGCACGGCCACGGCTCTGCACAG gAAACCGTCCAGTCAGAAGACAACCGCCTGTAACCCAAAGCATTCAGCCGCTGGACGGTTCGACACCAAACTCAAATGA